A genomic stretch from Solanum stenotomum isolate F172 chromosome 8, ASM1918654v1, whole genome shotgun sequence includes:
- the LOC125872567 gene encoding uncharacterized protein LOC125872567: MATQRNNPNTSKSMADQRNNSNTSKSMADQRNNSNSNSNPNPNNSKSINKKRQPFADISNFNLIPTSTLRKLCSFSSPATSKSQNVIPKPPISDSNSSKPNYKEANSETSVASSDFNSVQNPNPLQSSTIPSGRGNEAVLYNRRHTTKKPNLEATALPFTSSHENKKDKRKEIDVPCLSLPPPTVMKDKGKAIAEPFSSLSPETRQDKGKRAVALSTPISGDKAAVNNRRQTAKRSNLEASALPFTSSHENKEDKRKEIDEPFLSLPPPTVMKDKRKAIAEPFSCLSPETRQEKGKRAVVLSTPVSGNKKTKGIHEPFMSSSPQKAKSKAQAISHEHFPSNEKAAEETVGVSSGSCSSLKRTRGKGIVDASVFSCPTLPKKRTNRSEFSGVGDIKPSGSWTDPTGKRKKRRCTQQKPAVEESLPQDFVNYWREHFKEIDEFELPEEEASYSDLE, translated from the exons ATGGCTACTCAAAGGAATAACCCAAACACCTCTAAATCCATGGCTGATCAAAGGAATAACTCAAACACCTCTAAATCCATGGCTGATCAAAGGAATAActcaaactcaaactcaaacccaaacccaaacaacTCTAAATCTATAAACAAGAAGAGACAACCATTTGCCGACATATCCAATTTCAATCTTATACCCACTTCCACTCTCCGTAAACTTTGCTCCTTCTCCTCTCCTGCTACTTCGAAATCCCAAAATGTTATTCCAAAACCCCCAATTTCTGATTCCAATTCTTCAAAACCCAATTACAAGGAGGCAAACTCTGAAACAAGCGTCGCTTCTTCCGATTTCAATTCTGTTCAAAACCCTAATCCCCTTCAGTCGTCCACCATCCCTT CTGGCAGGGGTAATGAAGCTGTACTGTATAATCGAAGGCACACTACAAAGAAGCCCAATTTAGAAGCTACTGCTCTGCCCTTCACTTCCAGtcatgaaaacaaaaaagacaAAAGGAAGGAGATTGATGTGCCTTGCCTTTCCCTGCCTCCTCCTACAGTTATGAAGGATAAAGGGAAAGCAATTGCTGAGCCTTTCAGTAGCTTATCTCCTGAGACTAGGCAAGATAAGGGGAAAAGAGCAGTTGCTCTGTCTACCCCAATTTCAGGAGATAAAGCTGCAGTTAACAATCGAAGGCAGACTGCAAAGAGGTCTAATTTAGAAGCTAGTGCTCTGCCATTCACTTCCAGTCATGAAAACAAAGAGGACAAAAGGAAGGAGATTGATGAGCCATTCCTTTCCCTGCCTCCTCCTACAGTTATGAAGGATAAAAGGAAAGCAATTGCTGAGCCTTTCAGTTGCTTATCTCCTGAGACTAGGCAAGAAAAGGGTAAAAGAGCAGTTGTTCTGTCTACCCCAGTTTCAGGAAATAAGAAGACGAAAGGTATTCATGAGCCTTTCATGTCTTCATCTCCTCAGAAGGCAAAATCCAAAGCTCAGGCAATTTCTCATGAGCACTTCCCTTCAAATGAAAAAGCAGCTGAAGAAACAGTTGGTGTATCGTCTGGAAGTTGCTCATCTTTAAAGAGAACAAGGGGAAAAGGGATAGTAGATGCTTCAGTTTTTAGTTGCCCCACCTTGCCAAAGAAGAGAACGAATAG GAGTGAATTCAGTGGAGTTGGTGATATTAAACCGTCTGGATCATGGACGGATCCTACTGGAAAGCGAAAGAAG CGGAGGTGCACACAGCAGAAACCTGCCGTTGAAGAGTCCTTGCCACAAGATTTTGTCAACTACTGGCGAGAGCATTTTAAAGAGATTGATGAGTTTGAATTGCCAGAAGAGGAAGCATCATATAGTGATTTGGAATAG